A genome region from Erigeron canadensis isolate Cc75 chromosome 3, C_canadensis_v1, whole genome shotgun sequence includes the following:
- the LOC122593859 gene encoding probable beta-1,3-galactosyltransferase 14 isoform X2, with protein MPIPSSREFFSAQNQSNLGRKPIAFTLYISVALTGLLFIGIIISRQDRKGVYTCKHSDPISVSVVWDQSSGVGGGSSGLVSGLDQKRHKVMAFVGIQTGFGSAGRRRSLRKTWFPSDHQALQQLEESTGLAFRFVIGKTSDKSKMAHLKREVEDYDDFLLLDIEEEYSKLPYKTLAFFKAAYALCDSDFYVKADDDIYLRPDRLSLLLAIDRHDTQTYLKKGPVFTDPKLKWHEPLGYMLGNEYFLHAYGPIYALSADIVASLVALRNNSFRMFSNEDVTIGAWMLAMNVNHENNRQLCQPECTATSIAVWDIPKCSGTL; from the exons ATGCCAATTCCATCATCCAGAGAGTTTTTCAGTGCTCAAAATCAATCAAACCTTGGTCGTAAACCAATCGCATTTACGCTGTATATCTCGGTTGCATTAACTGGGTTGTTGTTTATTGGCATTATTATTTCGAGACAAGATAGAAAAGGTGTATATACATGTAAACATAGTGATCCTATTTCGGTGTCCGTGGTTTGGGATCAAAGTAGTGGTGTAGGTGGTGGTTCAAGTGGTTTGGTTTCTGGGTTAGATCAGAAAAGGCATAAAGTGATGGCATTTGTCGGAATTCAAACGGGTTTTGGTTCGGCTGGTAGACGAAGATCTTTGCGGAAAACCTGGTTTCCTTCTGATCACCAAGCCCTTCAAca ATTAGAAGAGTCAACAGGGCTGGCGTTTAGGTTCGTTATTGGTAAAACTAGTGATAAGTCAAAAATGGCACATCTGAAAAGAGAGGTGGAGGATTATGATGACTTCTTACTTTTGGATATTGAAGAGGAGTATAGTAAGCTCCCGTACAAAAC GTTAGCTTTCTTCAAAGCTGCTTATGCACTTTGCGATTCTGATTTTTACGTTAAAGCTGATGATGACATATATTTGAGACCAG ATCGCCTCTCACTGCTTTTGGCTATAGATCGTCATGACACACAGACATATCTGAAAAAAGGCCCTGTGTTCACTGACCCAAAGCTGAAATG GCATGAGCCACTAGGGTATATGCTTGGAAACGAGTACTTTCTCCATGCTTATGGTCCAATATATGCTCTTTCTGCGGATATTGTTGCAAGTTTGGTTGCTTTAAGAAATAACAG TTTCCGAATGTTCAGTAATGAGGATGTTACAATTGGTGCATGGATGCTTGCAATGAATGTGAATCATGAAAATAACCGTCAACTTTGTCAGCCAGAATGTACTGCTACATCCATTGCTGTGTGGGATATCCCCAAATGTTCAGG GACTCTGTAA
- the LOC122594332 gene encoding increased DNA methylation 1-like, whose amino-acid sequence MKGHSIKSLKMLSSYTLENLDDDSLEGSVDECHIFREVFFGRESAQISKSCLVTGSVSFEYDRKIPKDISFCSDSDISVMTIQEDFQNTKENFGQGGICEEFALLTGNTPDVEVKIMKVAPEGHSITKPYLEKAVESSRRWDDAYFTEIDVDELFTPPEDITSNPRPLLRYHTFCVLRAAGWIVGKRKRKDNFKWGVEYMFKTPEGKLVREFYKAWNMCGQRLISNANFIGVCNGKWWTGLTQFWSDFSNALIKVEELRTSGDVIALAHWWSLLDPFAKVVLIEKSLSNLKLGKKVKVERTVVNHSASSKKSDRCEKSIEYKKRNEGKRRIKYDELLRSGIYSNQSTKKSKTRVPKGAKTYKSKKGSCRLLPRCSGKLSGLAVRTVLCWLIDLGVIRINEAIQYRDPQDGSAVKNGVVTRNGILCKCCKKVLSVSEFKNHAGYNMKRPCLNLFMEYGKPFTLCQLEGWSTEYKLRKSATRAIHVEGIDEYDDSCGLCGDGGELICCDNCPSTFHQVCLSTQELPEGSWNCSMCCCRRCGDVVVRTEASVSNALKCLQCEHKYHKDCAKENGIKREFVGPTWFCGETCEKIHTGLHSLIGYVNPISEGFSWSLLRCIHSDQKVHPGENLAALKAECNLKLAVALTIMEECFLPMVDTRTGIHMIPHVVYNWGSEFARLNYEGFYTLVLEKDDILLCVASLRIHGARVAELPLIATCSRYRRQGMCRRLMNAIEEMLKYFKVEMLVVSAIPDLVETWTEGFGFSPLEADEKKSLDRNNFMVFPGTVWLKKPMYQGSTFINNCHGAVLKADSSDPNRDLQEVRHSVDMVPVDSNKFLQDHRFCDDKLVEVDIKLEVEESIYKIVGEAQLDQFVM is encoded by the exons ATGAAGGGACATTCCATCAAGTCCTTAAAAATGTTGTCGAGCTACACTCTTGAAAATTTGGACGATGATAGTTTGGAGGGTTCAGTGGATGAGTGTCACATCTTTAGAGAGGTGTTCTTTGGGCGTGAAAGTGCTCAAATCAGTAAAAGTTGTCTTGTGACTGGTTCAGTAAGTTTTGAATATGACAGAAAGATCCCTAAAGACATCTCGTTTTGTTCAGACAGTGACATTTCAGTTATGACTATTCAGGAAGACTTTCAGAATACAAAGGAAAATTTTGGACAGGGTGGCATCTGTGAGGAGTTTGCTTTGTTGACTGGAAATACCCCTGATGTTGAAGTGAAGATAATGAAGGTGGCACCTGAAGGACATTCCATTACTAAACCTTATCTAGAAAAGGCAGTCGAGTCTTCCAGAAGATGGGATGATGCCTATTTTACTGAAATTGACGTGGATGAGTTGTTTACCCCCCCTGAAGATATCACCTCAAATCCTAGACCTCTTTTACGTTATCATACATTTTGCGTACTCAGAGCAGCAGGATGGATTGTTGGTAAGCGTAAGAGAAAAGATAACTTTAAATGGGGTGTAGAGTATATGTTCAAAACTCCTGAAGGAAAGCTAGTTCGGGAATTTTATAAAGCTTGGAACATGTGCGGGCAAAGATTAATTAGTAATGCAAACTTTATTGGTGTATGTAATGGCAAATGGTGGACTGGTTTGACTCAGTTCTGGTCTGATTTTTCTAATGCATTGATCAAGGTTGAAGAACTGAGAACTTCGGGAGATGTGATTGCCTTAGCTCATTGGTGGTCCTTGCTTGATCCCTTTGCAAAAGTggttttaatagaaaaaagttTGTCCAATCTGAAATTAGgaaaaaaagtcaaagtagAGAGAACGGTGGTCAACCATTCTGCAAGCTCTAAGAAATCAGACAGATGTGAAAAGTCAATTGAATATAAAAAGAGGAATGAAGGGAAGCGTCGTATCAAATATGATGAACTGTTACGGTCAGGTATATATAGTAATCAATCAACTAAAAAAAGTAAGACTCGTGTTCCAAAAGGTGCCAAGACGTACAAGAGCAAAAAAGGCAGTTGCAGGTTGCTTCCACGCTGTTCTGGAAAGTTGTCTGGGCTTGCTGTAAGAACGGTACTGTGTTGGTTGATAGATCTTGGAGTTATTCGGATCAATGAAGCGATCCAGTATAGGGACCCACAGGATGGTTCAGCGGTGAAGAATGGTGTTGTAACCCGAAATGGTATTTTGTGCAAATGTTGTAAGAAGGTGCTCTCTGTCTCTGAGTTCAAGAATCATGCTGGTTATAACATGAAACGTCCTTGTTTGAATCTTTTTATGGAATATGGAAAACCATTTACTTTATGCCAACTGGAAGGCTGGTCAACTGAATACAAACTTAGGAAAAGTGCCACTCGAGCTATACATGTGGAGGGAATTGACGAATATGATGATAGTTGTGGCCTTTGTGGTGATGGAGGTGAGCTGATATGTTGTGATAACTGTCCCTCAACATTTCATCAAGTATGTTTGTCTACGCAG GAGCTACCTGAAGGCAGTTGGAATTGTTCAATGTGCTGTTGCAGGAGATGCGGGGATGTAGTCGTTCGTACTGAGGCTTCAGTCTCTAATGCTCTGAAATGTTTGCAGTGCGAGCACAAGT ATCATAAGGATTGCGCCAAAGAGAACGGGATTAAGAGAGAGTTTGTGGGTCCTACCTGGTTCTGTGGAGAAACCTGTGAGAAG ATCCATACAGGTCTTCACTCCCTGATTGGATATGTGAATCCAATCTCTGAGGGTTTTTCGTGGAGCCTTCTGAGGTGTATTCATAGTGACCAAAAGGTTCACCCTGGTGAGAATTTGGCTGCCCTGAAGGCAGAATGCAATCTAAAACTAGCTGTGGCTCTAACAATCATGGAGGAATGCTTTCTTCCTATGGTGGATACGCGGACTGGCATCCATATGATACCCCATGTAGTGTACAATTGGGG ATCAGAATTTGCCCGTCTCAACTATGAGGGTTTCTACACGTTGGTCCTGGAGAAAGATGACATTTTACTCTGTGTAGCTTCCTTAAG GATTCATGGTGCAAGAGTTGCAGAGTTGCCCCTCATTGCAACATGCAGCAGATATAGGCGCCAAGGAATGTGTAGGCGTCTCATGAATGCTATTGAAGAG ATGCTGAAGTATTTCAAAGTGGAGATGCTAGTGGTATCTGCCATTCCTGACTTAGTTGAGACATGGACAGAGGGATTTGGTTTCTCACCCTTGGAAGCTGATGAAAAGAAAAGCCTGGACAGAAACAACTTCATGGTGTTCCCAGGAACGGTATGGCTTAAGAAGCCCATGTATCAGGGGTCAACCTTTATCAATAATTGTCATG GTGCAGTATTAAAAGCTGATTCTTCAGATCCGAATCGTGATCTTCAAGAAGTTAGGCATTCGGTAGATATGGTGCCAGTTGACAGCAATAAATTTTTGCAAGATCATAGATTTTGTGATGATAAGTTGGTAGAAGTAGATATAAAGCTTGAGGTTGAAGAATCGATCTACAAGATAGTAGGGGAAGCTCAGCTGGATCAGTTTGTGATGTAA
- the LOC122593859 gene encoding probable beta-1,3-galactosyltransferase 14 isoform X1 — MPIPSSREFFSAQNQSNLGRKPIAFTLYISVALTGLLFIGIIISRQDRKGVYTCKHSDPISVSVVWDQSSGVGGGSSGLVSGLDQKRHKVMAFVGIQTGFGSAGRRRSLRKTWFPSDHQALQQLEESTGLAFRFVIGKTSDKSKMAHLKREVEDYDDFLLLDIEEEYSKLPYKTLAFFKAAYALCDSDFYVKADDDIYLRPDRLSLLLAIDRHDTQTYLKKGPVFTDPKLKWHEPLGYMLGNEYFLHAYGPIYALSADIVASLVALRNNSFRMFSNEDVTIGAWMLAMNVNHENNRQLCQPECTATSIAVWDIPKCSGLSI; from the exons ATGCCAATTCCATCATCCAGAGAGTTTTTCAGTGCTCAAAATCAATCAAACCTTGGTCGTAAACCAATCGCATTTACGCTGTATATCTCGGTTGCATTAACTGGGTTGTTGTTTATTGGCATTATTATTTCGAGACAAGATAGAAAAGGTGTATATACATGTAAACATAGTGATCCTATTTCGGTGTCCGTGGTTTGGGATCAAAGTAGTGGTGTAGGTGGTGGTTCAAGTGGTTTGGTTTCTGGGTTAGATCAGAAAAGGCATAAAGTGATGGCATTTGTCGGAATTCAAACGGGTTTTGGTTCGGCTGGTAGACGAAGATCTTTGCGGAAAACCTGGTTTCCTTCTGATCACCAAGCCCTTCAAca ATTAGAAGAGTCAACAGGGCTGGCGTTTAGGTTCGTTATTGGTAAAACTAGTGATAAGTCAAAAATGGCACATCTGAAAAGAGAGGTGGAGGATTATGATGACTTCTTACTTTTGGATATTGAAGAGGAGTATAGTAAGCTCCCGTACAAAAC GTTAGCTTTCTTCAAAGCTGCTTATGCACTTTGCGATTCTGATTTTTACGTTAAAGCTGATGATGACATATATTTGAGACCAG ATCGCCTCTCACTGCTTTTGGCTATAGATCGTCATGACACACAGACATATCTGAAAAAAGGCCCTGTGTTCACTGACCCAAAGCTGAAATG GCATGAGCCACTAGGGTATATGCTTGGAAACGAGTACTTTCTCCATGCTTATGGTCCAATATATGCTCTTTCTGCGGATATTGTTGCAAGTTTGGTTGCTTTAAGAAATAACAG TTTCCGAATGTTCAGTAATGAGGATGTTACAATTGGTGCATGGATGCTTGCAATGAATGTGAATCATGAAAATAACCGTCAACTTTGTCAGCCAGAATGTACTGCTACATCCATTGCTGTGTGGGATATCCCCAAATGTTCAGGGTTGTCCATTTAA